The Coleofasciculus sp. FACHB-T130 genome window below encodes:
- a CDS encoding BMC domain-containing protein, giving the protein MEVQQPGLARFERQSQSKSFKDTALGMVSTQSFPAIIGCADMMLKSAGVTLIGFEKIGSGYCTAIVRGGIADVRLAVEAGAQTAEQFGQYISSSVIPRPLPNLEVIFPLGKHLSQLTDNNGYSRLSNQAVGLLETRGFPAMVGACDAMLKAAEVYLSSYETIGGGLCTAIIRGSVADVAVAVEAGMQEAERIGEFNSLMVIPRPLDDLEQCLPAAACWIEEKPQPLKLPVAIKEQEKQLVELPDLAKLPIQVQE; this is encoded by the coding sequence GTGGAGGTACAACAGCCAGGACTGGCTCGATTTGAGCGGCAAAGTCAATCCAAAAGCTTTAAAGACACTGCTTTGGGCATGGTTTCGACTCAGAGTTTCCCTGCGATCATCGGCTGTGCCGATATGATGCTGAAGTCCGCTGGGGTAACGCTCATCGGGTTTGAGAAAATTGGTAGTGGTTACTGTACTGCGATTGTCCGAGGTGGCATTGCCGATGTCCGTTTAGCCGTCGAAGCGGGTGCCCAGACTGCCGAACAGTTTGGTCAGTATATTTCCTCTTCGGTGATTCCTCGCCCCCTGCCAAATTTGGAAGTCATTTTTCCGCTTGGGAAACACTTATCCCAACTTACCGATAACAACGGTTACAGCCGTCTCAGCAATCAAGCAGTTGGTTTATTAGAAACGCGGGGCTTTCCGGCGATGGTTGGAGCTTGTGACGCCATGCTCAAAGCAGCAGAAGTGTATCTGTCTTCCTACGAAACGATTGGCGGTGGTTTATGTACCGCGATTATTCGGGGTTCCGTGGCAGATGTCGCCGTGGCTGTCGAAGCGGGGATGCAAGAAGCCGAGAGGATTGGGGAATTTAATTCTTTAATGGTGATTCCTCGACCGTTGGACGACCTGGAGCAATGCCTGCCTGCGGCGGCTTGTTGGATAGAGGAGAAACCCCAACCCCTGAAATTGCCAGTCGCTATCAAGGAACAGGAAAAACAGCTGGTGGAATTGCCAGATTTAGCTAAGCTACCAATTCAGGTTCAAGAATAA
- a CDS encoding ribulose bisphosphate carboxylase small subunit, with product MAARSFAAPPTPWSKSLAEPKIDASAYVHSFSNIIGDVRIGPQVLIAPGTSIRADEGAPFYIGEGTNIQDGVVVHGLEQGRVVGDDNQEYSVWVGKNASLTHMSLIHGPAYVGDNCFIGFRSTVFNARVGKGCIVMMHALIQDVEIPPGKYVPSGAVITNQQQADRLSDVQAQDTDFSRHVVGINEALRAGYLCAGDTACITPIRDEMSQPNQGGRDRRAATPASTSASFSGDLAQQVQSLLNQGYKISTEYANERRFRTSSWTSGKAIEARSASEAIAALEAIVAEHPGEYVRLIGIDSKAKRRVLEQIIQRPDGQAPTQAKATKTANTKSNNGSTQSPANTASFQGGDLAQQVQSLLNQGYKISTEYANERRFRTSSWTSGKAIEARSASEAIAALEAIVAEHPGEYVRLIGIDSKAKRRVLEQIIQRPGGQAPTQAKATKTANTKSNNGSAQSPANTASAQLGGDLAQQVQSLLNQGYKISTEYANERRFRTSSWTSGKAIEARSASEAIAALEAIVAEHPGEYVRLIGIDSKAKRRVLEQIIQRPDGAPTAKGANTAPGNSSTAKSSTASAPQIENSSLLNSEAIEQVRNILAQGYKIGTEHADERRFRTSSWHTCSPIETNREVEAIAALEACMASHAGEYVRFFGIDPKAKRRVNKPLLIQQPAKSGSR from the coding sequence ATGGCAGCCCGCAGCTTTGCGGCTCCCCCGACCCCTTGGTCAAAAAGTTTGGCGGAACCGAAGATTGACGCAAGCGCTTACGTGCATTCTTTTTCCAACATTATTGGAGATGTGCGGATTGGCCCTCAGGTGTTAATTGCACCGGGAACTTCGATCCGAGCTGATGAAGGAGCGCCATTCTACATCGGCGAAGGCACGAATATCCAAGATGGTGTCGTGGTTCACGGTTTGGAACAAGGTCGAGTCGTTGGGGATGACAATCAGGAATACTCGGTGTGGGTCGGGAAGAATGCTTCCTTAACCCATATGTCTTTGATTCACGGCCCCGCTTATGTTGGGGATAATTGCTTTATTGGCTTCCGCTCTACGGTATTTAACGCTAGGGTGGGCAAAGGCTGCATTGTGATGATGCACGCCTTGATTCAGGATGTAGAGATTCCTCCAGGAAAGTATGTACCTTCGGGAGCGGTGATTACCAATCAGCAGCAAGCTGACCGCTTATCGGATGTGCAAGCACAAGATACCGACTTTAGCCGTCATGTCGTTGGGATTAATGAGGCACTAAGAGCTGGCTATCTGTGTGCTGGAGATACTGCGTGTATTACACCTATTCGGGATGAGATGAGTCAACCCAACCAAGGTGGGCGCGATCGCCGTGCAGCTACACCAGCCTCGACGAGTGCCTCTTTTAGCGGTGACTTGGCACAACAAGTGCAAAGCCTGCTGAATCAAGGCTACAAGATTAGTACCGAATATGCGAACGAACGCCGCTTCCGCACCAGTTCCTGGACGAGTGGGAAAGCAATCGAAGCCCGGTCGGCATCGGAAGCGATCGCAGCTTTAGAAGCAATCGTAGCCGAACACCCAGGGGAATACGTGCGCTTAATTGGCATTGACTCCAAAGCCAAGCGACGGGTGCTAGAGCAAATTATCCAACGTCCCGACGGGCAGGCACCCACACAAGCCAAAGCAACTAAAACTGCTAACACTAAATCTAATAACGGTAGCACCCAATCACCCGCTAACACCGCTAGCTTCCAGGGTGGGGACTTGGCACAACAAGTGCAAAGCCTGCTGAATCAAGGCTACAAGATTAGTACCGAATATGCGAACGAACGCCGCTTCCGCACCAGTTCCTGGACAAGTGGTAAGGCAATCGAAGCTCGGTCAGCGTCAGAAGCGATCGCAGCGTTAGAAGCGATCGTAGCCGAACACCCAGGGGAATACGTGCGCTTGATTGGCATCGACTCCAAAGCCAAGCGACGGGTGCTAGAGCAAATTATCCAACGTCCCGGCGGGCAGGCACCCACACAAGCCAAAGCAACTAAAACTGCTAACACTAAATCTAACAACGGTAGCGCTCAATCACCGGCTAACACCGCTAGCGCACAGCTCGGCGGCGACTTGGCACAACAAGTGCAAAGCCTGCTGAATCAAGGCTACAAGATTAGTACCGAATATGCGAACGAACGCCGCTTCCGCACCAGTTCCTGGACGAGTGGGAAAGCAATCGAAGCTCGGTCGGCATCGGAAGCGATCGCAGCTTTAGAAGCAATCGTAGCCGAACACCCAGGGGAATACGTGCGCTTAATTGGCATTGACTCCAAAGCCAAGCGACGGGTGCTAGAGCAAATTATCCAACGTCCCGACGGCGCACCTACGGCGAAGGGTGCCAACACTGCCCCAGGCAATAGTTCAACAGCTAAGAGTTCAACAGCCAGCGCTCCGCAGATTGAAAACAGTTCTCTGTTAAATTCAGAAGCGATTGAGCAGGTGCGAAATATATTGGCTCAAGGCTACAAGATTGGCACGGAACACGCCGATGAGCGCCGCTTCCGCACCAGTTCTTGGCACACTTGCTCTCCGATTGAAACAAATCGGGAAGTAGAAGCGATCGCTGCTTTGGAAGCTTGCATGGCTAGCCACGCCGGAGAGTACGTGCGCTTCTTTGGAATTGACCCCAAAGCCAAGCGTCGCGTCAACAAACCGTTGCTGATTCAACAGCCAGCGAAGAGCGGTAGCCGCTAG
- a CDS encoding LysR family transcriptional regulator, protein MKQATLHQLKVFEVVARHGSFTRAAEELFLTQPTVSMQVKQLTKAVGTPLFEQVGKRLYLTDAGRELMVTCREVFERLAQFEMTLAEMKGLKQGNLRLSVITTTKYFIPRLLGPFCQRYPGIDIALQVTNHERILSRMSENLDDLYILSQIPDHLDIRCHPFLENPLVVLAPINHPLAQQKNIPLSSLTGEPFIMREAGSGTRSSVQNLFERHEVAVKVRLELGSNEAIKQAIAGGLGISVLSRHTLGLDGVSSELTILDVEGFPISRHWYIAYPAGKQLSVVARTFFDYLLEEAKRIAGETPASSN, encoded by the coding sequence TTGAAGCAGGCAACGCTACACCAGTTGAAGGTTTTTGAAGTGGTTGCTCGCCACGGGAGCTTTACCCGTGCGGCAGAAGAACTATTTCTCACCCAGCCTACTGTCTCTATGCAGGTGAAGCAACTCACCAAGGCTGTTGGGACACCGCTGTTTGAGCAGGTGGGCAAGCGCCTTTATCTTACAGACGCCGGACGCGAACTGATGGTAACGTGCCGGGAAGTCTTCGAGCGATTAGCTCAATTTGAGATGACTCTGGCTGAAATGAAAGGGCTGAAACAGGGAAATTTGCGGTTGAGTGTGATTACAACCACGAAGTATTTTATCCCGCGTTTATTAGGGCCATTTTGCCAGCGTTATCCGGGAATTGATATCGCCCTCCAAGTGACGAATCACGAGCGGATTCTGAGCCGTATGAGCGAGAATCTAGACGATTTGTATATTCTGAGCCAAATACCAGATCATCTGGATATCCGCTGCCACCCGTTTCTAGAAAACCCGTTGGTGGTGTTGGCACCTATCAATCATCCACTGGCTCAGCAAAAAAATATCCCTCTCTCTAGTCTGACGGGTGAGCCGTTTATTATGCGCGAGGCAGGATCGGGGACGCGCTCATCGGTGCAAAATTTATTCGAGCGGCATGAGGTTGCGGTGAAAGTCCGGTTGGAGTTGGGGAGTAATGAAGCGATCAAGCAAGCGATCGCAGGTGGCTTAGGGATCTCTGTCTTATCTCGCCACACGCTAGGGCTGGATGGTGTCAGCAGCGAACTCACTATCCTTGATGTGGAGGGTTTTCCCATTAGCCGTCATTGGTATATCGCTTATCCGGCTGGCAAACAACTCTCCGTTGTCGCTCGCACGTTTTTTGATTATCTCTTGGAAGAAGCGAAGCGAATTGCGGGGGAGACACCGGCAAGTAGTAATTAG
- a CDS encoding carbon dioxide concentrating mechanism protein translates to MKNFILHPLAGMKGKKEKFNSCSFSQKLFRHSLLSSPMHLPLLPPLGNSQVYVKGDVSIDDGAAIGPGAILQAAPDSKIIIAAGVCIGMGTILHAYEGTIEVETGAVLGAGVLVVGKSKIGANACIGSTTTVFNSNVESWQVVPPGSLFGDNTRQIADTPTADTPTADTPTAASSEAVLDPQVNQEDVPAASTGEETQNGQAIASTLSTSSSEDTPNELTPPSPTAGTPVYGQANLNRLLTTLFPHYKSANHPPKDTQSS, encoded by the coding sequence ATGAAAAATTTCATTCTTCATCCTTTAGCAGGGATGAAGGGTAAAAAAGAAAAATTCAATTCTTGTTCCTTCAGCCAAAAGTTATTTCGCCACTCCTTACTTTCTAGCCCCATGCACTTGCCGCTACTGCCGCCACTTGGCAACTCTCAAGTTTATGTGAAAGGGGATGTAAGCATTGATGACGGTGCTGCGATCGGTCCGGGAGCAATCCTGCAAGCAGCTCCAGACAGTAAAATTATCATTGCTGCGGGTGTCTGCATCGGCATGGGAACCATTCTTCATGCCTACGAAGGCACCATAGAAGTGGAAACAGGGGCAGTATTGGGAGCTGGCGTCCTTGTCGTCGGCAAAAGCAAGATTGGTGCGAATGCCTGTATCGGTTCCACGACGACGGTTTTTAACAGTAACGTGGAGTCTTGGCAAGTCGTGCCACCGGGTTCTCTGTTCGGAGATAACACTCGTCAAATTGCCGATACTCCAACTGCTGATACCCCAACTGCCGACACCCCAACTGCCGCTTCCAGCGAGGCTGTTTTAGATCCGCAAGTCAACCAAGAGGACGTCCCCGCAGCATCCACTGGCGAGGAAACTCAAAATGGGCAAGCGATCGCTTCTACTCTCTCCACATCCAGCAGCGAAGACACCCCGAACGAGCTAACGCCGCCATCTCCAACCGCTGGGACTCCAGTCTATGGACAAGCGAACCTCAATCGGCTGCTGACGACTTTGTTTCCTCACTATAAATCCGCCAACCACCCCCCCAAAGACACTCAAAGTTCATAG